Proteins from a single region of Acinonyx jubatus isolate Ajub_Pintada_27869175 chromosome D3, VMU_Ajub_asm_v1.0, whole genome shotgun sequence:
- the LOC113592415 gene encoding tubulin alpha chain-like has product MNSFEPAKQTVKCDPCHGKYMACCLLYCGHVVPKEVNAATAISKTKHTVPFVDWCPTGFKVGINYQPPTVVSGGDLAKVQRAVCTVSNTTAIAEAWAHLDRKFGLMYAKRAFVHWYVGEGMEGGECSEAHKDMAVLERDYEEVGVDSVEGEGEEEY; this is encoded by the coding sequence atgaACAGTTTTGAGCCAGCCAAGCAGACAGTGAAATGTGACCCTTGCCATGGTAAATACATGGCTTGCTGCCTGTTGTACTGTGGCCACGTGGTTCCCAAAGAGGTCAATGCTGCCACTGCCATCAGCAAGACCAAGCATACCGTGCCATTTGTGGACTGGTGCCCTACTGGCTTCAAAGTTGGCATTAATTACCAGCCTCCCACTGTGGTATCTGGTGGAGACCTGGCCAAAGTACAGCGAGCTGTGTGCACGGTGAGCAACACCACAGCCATTGCTGAGGCCTGGGCTCACCTGGACCGCAAGTTTGGCCTGATGTATGCCAAGCGTGCCTTTGTTCACTGGTATGTGGGTGAGGGCATGGAGGGAGGAGAGTGTTCTGAGGCCCACAAGGACATGGCTGTCCTTGAGAGGGATTATGAGGAGGTTGGTGTGGATTCTGTCGAAGGAGAGGGTGAAGAAGAATACTAA
- the LOC113596961 gene encoding zinc finger protein 140 isoform X5, with protein sequence MLENYSHLVSLGLNISKPYVVSLLEQGKEPWLEKRGVRRDLFSEPNREVKEFSQKNVIYEDDSPQCLVVERILSHGPEYSSFKGGWKFEEDTQMQGNQGCIRQGTVSHQGALSQHTSINTVERPHGCHECGKTFSRRFSLVLHQRTHTGEKPYVCKECGKTFSQISNLVKHQMIHTGKKPHECKDCNKTFSYLSFLIEHQRTHTGEKPYECTECGKAFSRASNLTRHQRIHIGKKQYICRKCGKAFSSGSELIRHQITHTGEKPYECIECGKAFRRSSHLTRHQSIHTTKTPYECNECRKAFRCHSFLIKHQRIHAGEKLYECDDCGKVFTWHASLMQHMKIHTGEKPYACTECDKTFSRSFSLILHQITHTGEKPYVCKFCNKSFSWSSNLAKHQRTHTLENPYEYENSFNYHSFLTEHKEIHAIEKT encoded by the coding sequence aaccAAATCGTGAGGTCaaagagttttctcaaaaaaatgtcatttatgaaGATGACTCACCCCAGTGTTTGGTAGTGGAAAGAATTCTAAGCCACGGCCCTGAATATTCCAGTTTTAAAGGAGGCTGGAAATTCGAGGAAGATACTCAGATGCAAGGAAATCAGGGGTGTATCCGGCAAGGAACAGTGTCTCATCAGGGAGCCCTGTCTCAGCACACGAGTATCAATACCGTGGAGAGGCCCCACGGATGTCATGAATGTGGGAAGACTTTCAGTCGGCGCTTTTCCCTTGTGCTGCATCAGAgaactcatactggagagaaaccatacGTATGTAAGGAATGTGGCAAAACCTTTAGCCAGATCTCAAACCTTGTGAAACATCAGATGATACATACTGGAAAGAAACCCCATGAGTGTAAGGACTGTAATAAAACGTTCAGTTATCTCTCATTCCTCATCGAACACCAGAGAACACATACTGGGgagaagccctatgaatgtaCTGAATGTGGAAAGGCCTTTAGCCGTGCCTCAAACCTCACTcgacatcagagaattcatataGGAAAGAAACAGTATATATGTAGgaaatgtgggaaagcctttagcaGTGGCTCAGAACTCATTCGCCATCAGATTACACATACcggagagaaaccttatgaatgcaTTGAATGTGGGAAGGCATTTCGCCGTTCTTCACACCTTACTCGGCATCAGAGCATCCATACTACCAAAACCCCCTATGAATGTAATGAGTGTAGGAAAGCCTTCCGATGCCACTCATTCCTTATtaaacatcagagaattcatgcTGGAGAAAAGCTCTATGAATGCGATGACTGTGGTAAAGTTTTCACGTGGCATGCATCCCTTATGCAACATATGAaaattcatactggagaaaagCCCTATGCGTGTACTGAATGTGATAAAACCTTTAGCCGGAGCTTTTCCCTCATTCTACATCAGATAACtcacactggggagaagcccTATGTATGTAAGTTTTGCAATAAGTCCTTCAGCTGGAGCTCAAACCTTGCCAAACATCAGAGAACACACACTCTAGAGAACCCTTATGAATATGAGAATTCATTTAATTATCACTCGTTCCTTACTGAACACAAAGAAATTCACGCTATAGAGAAAACATAA